The following coding sequences are from one Formosa haliotis window:
- a CDS encoding sigma-54 interaction domain-containing protein, giving the protein MESIQAIKQRFGIIGNDQKLNRAIEKAIQVAPTDISVLVTGESGVGKESIPKIIHQLSHRKHGKYIAVNCGAIPEGTIDSELFGHEKGAFTGATATRSGYFEVADGGTIFLDEVGELPLTTQVRLLRVLENGEFIKVGSSKVQKTNVRIVAATNVNMFEAIKKGQFREDLYYRLSTVEIHLPPLRERQEDIHLLFRKFASDFALKYKMPTIKLTDEAAQILLKFRWNGNIRQLRNVAEQVSVLEENRTITAQTLKGYLPNTTSNLPAVISHSKSESDFSSEREILYKVLFDMKADLNDLKKLTAELMKNGNDKDVQKNNESLIQKIYGDESDAEYDEEDIDDNLEILSIPEPSINTALVDPSVNPLDKYHFAEEIQEEETLSLQDKELELIKKSLERHQGKRKLAAAELGISERTLYRKIKQYDL; this is encoded by the coding sequence ATGGAATCAATTCAAGCCATAAAACAACGTTTCGGAATAATTGGTAACGACCAAAAACTAAATCGCGCCATCGAAAAAGCGATTCAAGTGGCACCAACAGATATTTCGGTTTTAGTTACCGGTGAAAGTGGTGTTGGTAAAGAAAGTATTCCAAAAATTATTCATCAACTATCTCACAGAAAACACGGTAAATATATCGCTGTAAACTGTGGAGCTATACCAGAAGGAACCATAGACAGCGAACTTTTTGGTCATGAAAAAGGGGCTTTTACTGGAGCAACGGCAACCCGCTCTGGATATTTTGAAGTTGCCGATGGCGGAACCATTTTTTTAGACGAAGTAGGAGAACTTCCGCTTACCACACAAGTACGTTTATTACGTGTTCTTGAAAATGGCGAATTTATAAAAGTGGGATCTAGTAAAGTTCAAAAAACGAACGTAAGAATCGTGGCAGCCACAAACGTAAATATGTTTGAAGCCATAAAAAAAGGCCAATTTAGAGAAGATTTGTACTACAGATTAAGCACGGTAGAAATTCATTTACCGCCACTTCGCGAGCGCCAAGAAGATATTCATTTATTATTCAGAAAATTTGCTAGCGATTTCGCTTTAAAGTACAAAATGCCAACTATAAAATTGACCGATGAAGCGGCACAAATTTTATTGAAATTTCGTTGGAACGGAAATATTAGACAGCTAAGAAACGTAGCCGAACAAGTTTCTGTTTTAGAAGAAAACAGAACCATTACGGCCCAAACGCTTAAAGGATATTTACCGAATACCACATCAAATTTACCAGCAGTGATTTCGCATTCTAAATCGGAAAGCGATTTTAGCAGCGAACGCGAGATCCTTTATAAGGTTTTGTTCGATATGAAAGCCGATTTAAACGATCTTAAAAAACTAACTGCCGAGTTGATGAAAAACGGCAACGATAAAGACGTTCAAAAAAATAACGAAAGTCTGATTCAGAAAATTTATGGCGACGAGTCTGATGCCGAATACGATGAAGAAGACATCGACGATAATTTAGAAATTCTTTCAATTCCAGAACCAAGCATCAATACGGCCTTAGTAGACCCAAGTGTAAACCCATTAGACAAATATCATTTTGCTGAAGAAATTCAGGAAGAAGAAACACTATCTTTACAAGACAAGGAGTTAGAACTTATAAAAAAATCGTTGGAACGTCACCAAGGAAAACGTAAATTGGCAGCGGCCGAATTAGGAATTAGCGAACGCACCTTATATAGAAAAATTAAACAGTACGACTTATAA
- the miaB gene encoding tRNA (N6-isopentenyl adenosine(37)-C2)-methylthiotransferase MiaB: MEKTIDESKQGESLVLEQKKENSRKLFIESYGCSMNFSDSEIVASILSNQGYNTTQKLEDADLVLVNTCSIRDKAEQTIRKRLEKYNAVKRINPRMKVGVLGCMAERLKSKFLEEEKIVDLVVGPDAYKDLPNLLAEVEDGREAINVILSKDETYGDISPVRLNSNGVTAFVSITRGCDNMCTFCVVPFTRGRERSREPQSIIEEINDLWNRGFKEITLLGQNVDSYLWYGGGLKKDFEKASDLEKATAVNFAQLLDLCAKTQPGMRIRFSTSNPQDLTLDVVETMAKHKNICNHIHLPVQSGSNRILKAMNRLHTREEYFDLIDNIRRILPECAISQDLITGFPTETEQDHQDTLSLMEHVKYNFGYMFYYSERPGTLAERKLEDDIPLEVKKKRLDDIVQLQRKHSEIRTREYLNREVEVLIEKESKKSELQWSGRTSQNMVAVFPKGNFKIGDFVTVKVTDCTSATLIGEGLHLSNM, from the coding sequence ATGGAGAAGACAATTGACGAAAGTAAACAAGGTGAAAGCCTGGTATTAGAACAAAAAAAAGAAAATTCACGTAAACTATTTATAGAGAGCTATGGCTGTTCTATGAATTTTAGCGATAGTGAAATTGTAGCCTCAATTTTATCGAATCAAGGTTATAACACCACACAAAAATTAGAAGATGCCGATTTGGTTTTAGTAAACACCTGCTCTATTAGAGATAAAGCAGAACAAACCATTCGTAAGCGTCTAGAAAAATACAACGCCGTAAAACGTATTAACCCAAGAATGAAAGTTGGCGTTTTAGGCTGTATGGCAGAGCGCCTTAAAAGCAAGTTTCTTGAAGAAGAAAAAATTGTTGATCTAGTTGTAGGTCCAGATGCCTATAAAGATTTACCTAACTTATTGGCAGAAGTTGAAGATGGTCGCGAAGCCATTAATGTTATCCTTTCCAAAGACGAAACCTATGGCGATATTTCGCCAGTGCGTTTAAATAGTAATGGTGTAACCGCTTTTGTTTCTATTACTAGAGGTTGCGATAATATGTGTACCTTTTGTGTTGTGCCGTTTACGCGCGGCCGCGAACGTAGTCGTGAACCACAAAGTATTATTGAAGAAATTAACGATTTATGGAATCGTGGATTTAAAGAAATCACACTTTTAGGCCAAAATGTAGATAGCTATTTATGGTACGGCGGCGGACTTAAAAAAGATTTTGAAAAAGCATCCGATCTTGAAAAAGCTACAGCTGTTAATTTTGCTCAGCTATTAGATCTTTGTGCAAAAACGCAACCTGGCATGCGTATTCGGTTTTCAACTTCTAATCCTCAAGATTTAACGCTAGACGTGGTAGAAACCATGGCTAAACATAAAAATATTTGTAATCATATTCACCTACCTGTACAAAGTGGAAGCAATCGTATTTTAAAAGCGATGAACCGTTTACATACTCGTGAAGAATATTTTGATTTAATAGATAACATTCGTCGCATTCTTCCAGAATGTGCTATAAGTCAGGATTTAATTACAGGTTTCCCAACAGAAACCGAACAAGACCACCAAGACACCTTAAGTTTAATGGAGCATGTAAAGTATAATTTTGGTTATATGTTTTATTATTCTGAGCGCCCAGGTACGCTTGCCGAACGAAAATTAGAAGACGACATCCCTCTAGAAGTTAAGAAAAAACGTTTAGACGACATCGTGCAATTACAACGTAAACACAGCGAAATCCGTACCCGAGAATATTTAAATCGCGAGGTAGAAGTGCTAATAGAAAAAGAATCTAAAAAATCGGAATTACAATGGTCTGGTAGAACATCGCAAAATATGGTTGCTGTATTCCCTAAAGGCAATTTTAAAATTGGTGATTTTGTAACCGTAAAAGTTACAGATTGTACGAGTGCTACCTTAATAGGAGAAGGTCTTCATCTGTCTAATATGTAA